One Oryza glaberrima chromosome 10, OglaRS2, whole genome shotgun sequence DNA segment encodes these proteins:
- the LOC127786130 gene encoding glutathione S-transferase U17-like, protein MSSTNNSSGEPPPAVRVLGGWASPFTNRVVVALKLKGVEHEMLQETVGKKSELLLRSNPVHKKFPVLLHHSKPLPESLVIVEYIDEVWPAFNGGAPAILPRDPHGRAVERFWARYVDDKILPGLRVLRGSVAGDKDQTAGEMSTTLQRLEEAFVKCSQGKEYFGGDSIGYLDIALGSFLGWIKAVEKIAGVELLNETKLPILAVWADRFCAHPAVVDVVPDADKLVEFTVQYGSVLNTVNVLPK, encoded by the exons ATGTCGTCGACTAACAACAGTTcaggcgagccgccgccggcggtgcgcGTGCTGGGCGGTTGGGCGAGCCCCTTCACGAACCGCGTGGTGGTGGCGCTGAAGCTGAAGGGCGTGGAGCACGAGATGTTGCAGGAGACGGTGGGGAAGAAGAGCGAGCTGCTGCTCCGGTCCAACCCGGTGCACAAGAAGTTCCCCGTGCTGCTCCACCACAGCAAGCCCCTCCCCGAGTCTCTCGTCATCGTCGAGTACATCGACGAGGTCTGGCCGGCCTTCAATGGCGGCGCCCCGGCCATTCTCCCTCGCGACCCCCACGGCCGCGCCGTCGAGCGGTTCTGGGCACGGTACGTCGATGACAAG ATTCTACCAGGGCTTCGGGTTTTGAGAGGATCGGTGGCCGGAGACAAGGACCAAACCGCAGGTGAAATGTCCACGACTCTACAGCGTCTGGAGGAAGCATTTGTCAAGTGCAGCCAAGGGAAGGAATACTTCGGCGGCGACAGCATCGGCTACCTGGATATCGCTCTGGGTTCGTTCCTCGGATGGATCAAGGCGGTGGAGAAGatcgccggcgtcgagctcctCAACGAAACCAAGCTTCCGATCCTGGCTGTTTGGGCGGATCGCTTCTGCGCGCACCCAGCCGTGGTGGACGTCGTGCCTGACGCTGATAAATTGGTTGAGTTCACCGTTCAGTATGGTTCTGTGCTGAA